From Columba livia isolate bColLiv1 breed racing homer chromosome 5, bColLiv1.pat.W.v2, whole genome shotgun sequence, one genomic window encodes:
- the BTBD7 gene encoding BTB/POZ domain-containing protein 7 isoform X3: MGANASNYPHSCSPRVGGNSQAQQTFIGTSSYSHQGYGCESKLYSLDHGHEKPQDKKKKTSGLATLKKKFIKRRKSSRSADHAKQMRELLSGWDVRDVNALVEEYEGTSALKELYLQANLARPEARTLQKDMAELYQYKYCTDVDLIFQETCFPVHRAILAARCPFFKTLLSSSPEYGAEIIMDINTAGIDMPMFSALLHYLYTGEFGMEDSRFQNVDILVQLSEEFGTPNSLDVDMRTLFDYMCYYDVVLSFSSNSDLVETFGGSQNCLDEELRAHKAIISSRSPFFRHLLQRRIRTGEEITDRTLRTPTRIILDESIIPKKYAKVILNCMYTDVVDLSVLHSSPSVGSLSEVQALVAGKLNMTRAEEAMELYHIALFLEFNMLAQGCEDIIAESISLDTLIAILKWSSQPYGSKWVHRQALHFLCEEFTQVMTSDVFYELSKDHLLTAIQSDYLQASEQDILKYLIKWGEHQLMKRIADRELLCHGHV; the protein is encoded by the exons ATGGGTGCTAATGCATCAAACTACCCTCACTCGTGTTCCCCAAGGGTAGGGGGAAATTCACAGGCACAACAGACATTCATAG GGACATCATCCTACTCCCATCAAGGCTATGGCTGTGAATCGAAGCTGTACAGCCTTGATCATGGCCACGAAAAACctcaagacaagaaaaagaaaacctctggCCTTGCCACCCTCAAAAAGAAATTCATTAAGCGTCGGAAATCCAGCCGATCTGCTGATCACGCAAAGCAGATGCGCGAACTCCTCTCGGGCTGGGATGTCAGAGACGTTAATGCATTAGTAGAAGAATACGAAGGGACGTCAGCCTTAAAGGAACTTTATCTACAAGCTAATTTGGCAAGACCAGAAGCCAGGACGCTACAAAAAGACATGGCTGAACTTTATCAGTACAAATACTGTACCGATGTAGACTTAATATTTCAAGAAACTTGTTTTCCTGTGCATCGTGCGATATTGGCGGCAAGATGTCCATTTTTTAAGACACTGCTTTCTTCCTCACCGGAGTATGGGGCGGAAATAATAATGGATATTAACACAGCTGGCATAGATATGCctatgttttctgctttgttacaCTACCTTTATACGGGCGAGTTTGGAATGGAGGATTCAAGATTCCAGAATGTTGATATCCTCGTGCAGCTTAGTGAAGAATTTGGAACACCAAATTCCTTAGATGTTGACATGCGCACACTGTTTGATTACATGTGCTACTACGATGTGGTTCTTAGCTTTTCATCCAACTCTGACTTGGTTGAAACTTTTGGTGGAAGTCAGAACTGTCTAGATGAAGAGCTCAGAGCTCATAAAGCTATTATTTCCTCACGGTCTCCGTTTTTTCGTCACTTGCTGCAGAGGAGGATACGAACTGGTGAAGAAATCACAGATCGAACTCTACGAACTCCAACTAGAATTATATTGGATGAATCTATCATACCAAAAAAGTATGCTAAGGTCATTTTGAACTGTATGTATACGGATGTGGTGGACCTCTCAGTTTTGCACTCCAGCCCTTCAGTGGGCAGTTTAAGTGAAGTTCAGGCTCTTGTAGCAGGAAAACTAAACATGACTAGGGCTGAAGAAGCTATGGAGCTTTATCACATAGCACTGTTCTTGGAGTTTAACATGCTTGCACAAG GCTGTGAAGACATTATTGCTGAGAGCATCTCACTAGACACCTTAATTGCCATTCTGAAGTGGAGCTCTCAGCCGTACGGTTCCAAGTGGGTACATCGTCAAGCGCTGCATTTCCTCTGTGAGGAGTTTACCCAGGTCATGACTTCAGATGTCTTCTATGAGCTCAGCAAGGACCATCTGCTCACAGCTATTCAATCTGACTATTTACAG GCAAGTGAACAAGATA